In Gammaproteobacteria bacterium, a single genomic region encodes these proteins:
- the folD gene encoding bifunctional methylenetetrahydrofolate dehydrogenase/methenyltetrahydrofolate cyclohydrolase FolD — protein sequence MTARLLDGKAIAAGVRERIRARIAERRAAGLRPPGLAVLLIGDNPASQVYVASKRKACEDLGILSRSYDLPATITQQELIERIDDLNRDAAIDGILVQLPLPAHIDSETVIERIRPDKDVDGFHPYNIGRLAVRLPLLRPCTPKGIITLLEHTGIPLRGLDAVVVGASNIVGRPMALELLLAGCTATTCHRFTRDLAAQVRRAELLVVAVGKPGLVRGEWIRPGAIVIDVGMNRDAQGRLVGDVEFQAAVERAAWITPVPGGVGPMTVATLMENTLWAAEKLHK from the coding sequence GTGACGGCGCGCCTGCTCGACGGCAAGGCGATCGCCGCCGGGGTGCGCGAGCGCATCCGCGCCCGCATCGCCGAGCGGCGTGCCGCCGGGCTGCGCCCGCCGGGTCTCGCCGTGCTCCTGATCGGGGACAACCCCGCCTCCCAGGTGTACGTCGCCAGCAAGCGCAAGGCCTGCGAGGATCTCGGCATCCTGTCCCGCTCCTACGACCTGCCGGCCACCATCACCCAGCAGGAACTGATTGAGCGTATTGATGATTTGAACCGGGACGCGGCGATCGACGGCATCCTGGTGCAGCTGCCGCTGCCGGCGCACATCGACTCCGAGACCGTCATCGAGCGCATCCGCCCGGACAAGGACGTGGACGGCTTCCACCCCTACAACATCGGCCGCCTCGCCGTGCGCCTGCCGCTGCTGCGGCCGTGCACACCCAAAGGCATCATTACCCTGCTGGAGCATACCGGCATACCGCTGCGCGGCCTCGACGCGGTGGTCGTCGGAGCGTCGAACATCGTCGGCCGACCGATGGCGCTCGAGCTGCTGCTCGCCGGCTGCACCGCCACCACCTGCCACCGCTTCACGCGTGACCTCGCCGCGCAGGTGCGGCGCGCCGAACTGCTGGTCGTCGCCGTCGGCAAACCCGGACTGGTCAGGGGCGAGTGGATCCGGCCGGGCGCGATCGTCATCGACGTCGGCATGAACCGCGACGCGCAGGGCCGGCTGGTGGGTGACGTGGAGTTCCAGGCGGCGGTTGAGCGCGCCGCGTGGATCACCCCGGTGCCGGGCGGCGTCGGCCCGATGACCGTGGCGACGCTGATGGAGAATACGCTGTGGGCGGCTGAAAAGCTGCACAAGTGA
- the leuC gene encoding 3-isopropylmalate dehydratase large subunit, giving the protein MAKTLYDKLWDDHVVRDNGDDTCLLYIDRHLVHEVTSPQAFEGLRLAGRRPWRASSILAVPDHNVPTTDRARGISDPVSREQVETLDSNCREFDITEFRMNDPRQGIVHVIGPEEGATLPGMTVVCGDSHTSTHGAFGALAFGIGTSEVEHVLATQCLNQKKSRTLQIRIEGRCGPGITAKDIALAVIERIGTAGGTGYVIEYAGEAVRALTMEGRMTLCNMTIEAGARAGMVAVDDTTIEYLRGRPFAPRGELWDRAVAAWRVLKSDADAAFDAVVEIDAGTIKPLVTWGTSPEMVATVDGRVPLLEEFADPVKRRGAERALEYMGLAPGTPIRDIRVDKIFIGSCTNSRIEDLRAAAAVVRGRRVAKNIKLAMVVPGSGLVKRQAEEEGLDRVFTAAGFEWREPGCSMCLAMNADRLEPGERCASTSNRNFEGRQGPGGRTHLVSPAMAAAAAIAGHFVDVREFPY; this is encoded by the coding sequence ATGGCGAAGACCCTGTACGACAAGCTGTGGGACGACCATGTGGTGCGCGATAACGGCGACGACACCTGCCTGCTGTATATCGATCGCCATCTGGTGCACGAGGTAACCTCGCCGCAGGCCTTTGAGGGGCTGCGGCTCGCCGGCCGCCGGCCGTGGCGCGCCTCCAGCATTCTCGCCGTACCGGACCACAACGTGCCGACCACCGACCGCGCGCGCGGCATCAGTGACCCGGTGTCGCGCGAGCAGGTGGAGACGCTCGACAGTAATTGCCGCGAGTTCGACATCACAGAATTCAGGATGAACGACCCGCGCCAGGGCATCGTGCATGTGATCGGTCCGGAGGAGGGCGCCACCCTGCCGGGCATGACGGTCGTGTGCGGCGACTCCCATACCTCGACCCACGGCGCCTTCGGCGCGCTTGCCTTCGGCATCGGCACCTCCGAGGTGGAGCACGTGCTCGCGACGCAGTGCCTGAACCAGAAGAAGTCGCGCACCCTGCAGATCCGCATAGAGGGGCGCTGCGGCCCGGGCATCACCGCCAAGGACATCGCGCTGGCCGTCATCGAACGCATCGGCACCGCCGGCGGCACGGGATACGTGATCGAATACGCCGGCGAAGCGGTGCGCGCCCTTACCATGGAAGGACGCATGACGCTGTGCAACATGACCATCGAGGCGGGTGCGCGCGCCGGCATGGTCGCGGTGGACGACACGACCATCGAATACCTGCGCGGCCGTCCCTTCGCGCCCAGGGGCGAGCTGTGGGACCGCGCCGTCGCCGCCTGGCGCGTATTGAAGAGCGACGCCGACGCCGCATTCGACGCGGTGGTGGAGATCGACGCAGGGACGATCAAGCCGCTGGTGACCTGGGGCACCTCGCCCGAGATGGTGGCCACGGTCGACGGCCGTGTCCCGCTGCTGGAGGAATTCGCCGATCCGGTGAAGCGCCGCGGCGCGGAGCGCGCATTGGAGTACATGGGGCTCGCGCCCGGTACGCCGATCCGCGACATCCGCGTCGACAAGATATTCATCGGCTCCTGCACCAACTCGCGCATCGAGGACCTGCGCGCGGCCGCCGCGGTTGTGCGCGGCCGCCGTGTGGCGAAGAACATCAAGCTGGCGATGGTGGTGCCAGGCTCCGGGCTGGTCAAGCGGCAGGCCGAGGAGGAAGGGCTCGACAGGGTGTTTACCGCGGCGGGATTCGAATGGCGCGAGCCGGGCTGCTCGATGTGCCTGGCGATGAACGCAGACCGGCTGGAGCCGGGCGAGCGCTGCGCCTCGACCTCGAACCGCAATTTCGAGGGGCGCCAGGGTCCGGGCGGGCGCACCCACCTGGTCAGTCCCGCCATGGCCGCAGCGGCGGCGATCGCGGGTCATTTTGTCGACGTACGCGAATTTCCATATTGA
- a CDS encoding cysteine--tRNA ligase: MLQIYNSLTRRKETFRPIESGQVRMYVCGMTVYDYCHIGHARVMVVFDVVARYLRSRGYAVTYVRNITDIDDKIIKRAAERGESIGQLTEFFIAAMREDAAALGVLPPDQEPRATTSIGDIVAMIDVLMKKGYAYRAGNGDIYYRVSRFAGYGKLSGKRLEDLRAGERVEVNEAKEDPLDFVLWKAAKPGEPQWPAPWGPGRPGWHIECSAMSTRCLGDHFDIHGGGMDLMFPHHENEIAQSEAATSHPFVNVWMHNGFVQIDEQKMSKSLGNFFTVREVLKQYEPEVVRFFILSSHYRSPLNYSDQNLAVARMELEKLYIALRDLVPVETDDGSDYEQRFMQAMDDDFNTREAIVVLFELRNQINRLKTQEGKEAREAANHLAGVVKRLGGVLGLLQEDASKFLQKQSIPFRIGSDDMIIRVDTEELRQEQTTLLTDEVKIKLLIDRRHEARHTKNWAESDRIRDELDQLGIILEDGPQGTTWRRK; the protein is encoded by the coding sequence ATGCTCCAGATCTATAACAGCCTGACGCGGCGGAAGGAGACCTTCCGGCCCATCGAATCCGGCCAGGTGCGCATGTATGTGTGCGGCATGACCGTCTATGACTATTGCCACATCGGCCACGCGCGCGTCATGGTGGTGTTCGATGTGGTGGCGCGCTACCTGCGCAGCCGCGGCTACGCAGTCACCTATGTGCGCAACATCACCGACATCGACGACAAGATCATCAAGCGCGCGGCGGAGCGCGGTGAGTCGATCGGGCAGCTGACGGAGTTTTTCATCGCCGCGATGCGCGAGGATGCCGCGGCGCTCGGCGTGCTGCCACCCGATCAGGAGCCGCGCGCCACCACATCGATCGGCGACATCGTCGCCATGATCGATGTGCTGATGAAGAAGGGCTACGCCTACCGCGCCGGCAACGGCGATATCTACTACCGCGTCAGCCGCTTCGCCGGTTATGGCAAGCTGTCCGGCAAGCGCCTGGAGGACCTGCGCGCCGGCGAGCGCGTCGAGGTGAACGAGGCGAAGGAGGACCCGCTCGACTTCGTGCTGTGGAAGGCGGCCAAGCCGGGCGAACCGCAGTGGCCCGCGCCGTGGGGCCCGGGGCGCCCGGGCTGGCACATCGAGTGCTCCGCGATGTCCACCCGCTGCCTCGGCGACCACTTTGACATCCACGGCGGCGGCATGGACCTGATGTTCCCCCACCACGAGAACGAGATCGCCCAGAGCGAGGCCGCCACCAGCCACCCGTTCGTCAACGTCTGGATGCACAACGGCTTCGTGCAGATCGACGAACAGAAGATGTCGAAGTCACTTGGGAATTTTTTCACCGTGCGCGAGGTACTGAAGCAGTATGAGCCGGAGGTTGTGCGCTTCTTCATCCTTAGTAGCCATTATCGCAGCCCCCTCAATTATTCCGATCAGAACCTTGCAGTAGCGCGTATGGAGCTGGAGAAACTCTACATTGCTCTACGTGATCTCGTGCCAGTCGAAACTGATGATGGCAGTGACTATGAGCAGCGGTTCATGCAGGCGATGGATGACGACTTTAATACAAGAGAAGCAATCGTCGTGCTATTCGAACTGCGAAATCAAATTAATCGTCTTAAGACGCAAGAAGGCAAAGAGGCTAGAGAGGCAGCTAATCATTTAGCTGGTGTCGTAAAACGGCTTGGAGGGGTACTAGGACTCTTGCAGGAAGATGCCAGTAAATTTTTACAGAAGCAATCTATACCTTTTCGTATTGGTAGTGACGATATGATAATACGCGTAGATACTGAAGAGCTTCGACAAGAACAAACTACATTACTTACTGATGAAGTTAAGATTAAGCTACTTATCGATAGGCGACATGAAGCCCGCCACACTAAGAACTGGGCCGAATCCGACCGCATTCGCGACGAACTCGACCAGTTGGGCATCATCCTGGAAGACGGACCGCAGGGCACGACGTGGCGGAGAAAGTAA
- a CDS encoding ferrochelatase — MGDEDRGGTGTTGVLLSNLGTPDQPTPPAVRRYLREFLSDPRVVSLPRWLWLPLLNGVILQVRPRRSARLYEGVWTPEGSPLLVTARRQLQALRARFAGDKRLVFALGMRYGSPSIAGALEELRAAGAEHLLVVPLYPQYSSATTASTFDAVARALKGWIRVPELRVVADYHAEPWYIRALADSIRDAWRQQPAGERLLFSFHGMPRRTQQAGDPYHDQCQRTARLVAAELGLAADRWLVAFQSRFGYEEWLQPYTDQTLRAWGGSHVASVDVVCPGFSADCLETLEEIAVMNRDLYVEASGGRFRYIPALNERPDHIEGLAELIRSQIQGW, encoded by the coding sequence ATGGGCGATGAGGACAGGGGCGGGACCGGAACCACCGGCGTATTGCTGAGCAATCTCGGCACGCCGGATCAGCCGACGCCTCCCGCCGTGCGGCGCTACCTGCGCGAATTCCTCTCCGATCCCCGCGTCGTTTCGCTGCCGCGCTGGCTGTGGCTGCCGCTGCTGAACGGCGTCATCCTGCAGGTGCGCCCGCGCCGTTCCGCGCGCCTCTACGAGGGCGTGTGGACGCCGGAGGGTTCGCCGCTGCTGGTGACCGCGCGGCGCCAGCTGCAGGCCCTGCGCGCGCGTTTCGCCGGGGACAAACGCCTGGTGTTCGCGCTCGGCATGCGCTACGGCTCGCCCTCGATCGCCGGTGCGCTGGAGGAGCTGCGCGCCGCCGGCGCCGAGCATCTTCTGGTGGTGCCGCTGTATCCGCAATATTCCTCGGCGACCACCGCCTCGACCTTCGACGCCGTGGCGCGCGCGCTCAAGGGGTGGATCCGCGTGCCGGAGCTGCGCGTGGTGGCCGATTATCACGCCGAACCGTGGTACATCCGCGCTCTGGCCGATTCGATCCGCGATGCCTGGCGCCAGCAGCCGGCGGGCGAGCGGCTGCTGTTTTCCTTCCACGGCATGCCGCGCCGGACGCAGCAGGCGGGCGATCCCTACCACGACCAGTGCCAGCGCACGGCGCGCCTCGTCGCCGCCGAACTCGGCCTGGCCGCGGATCGCTGGCTGGTCGCCTTCCAGTCGCGCTTCGGCTACGAGGAATGGCTGCAGCCCTACACCGACCAGACCCTGCGCGCCTGGGGCGGTTCGCACGTCGCCAGCGTTGATGTGGTTTGTCCCGGATTTTCCGCCGACTGCCTGGAGACGCTGGAGGAGATCGCGGTGATGAACCGCGACCTCTACGTCGAGGCAAGCGGCGGACGTTTCCGCTACATCCCCGCGCTCAACGAGCGCCCCGACCATATCGAGGGTCTGGCGGAGCTGATCCGGAGCCAGATTCAGGGCTGGTGA
- a CDS encoding peptidyl-prolyl cis-trans isomerase — MSKPFTITLGKLLIIMTTLAANPSHGADDAPRVLLQTSQGDITLELDRTRAPATVDNFLTYVRDGFFDGTIFHRVIKKFMIQGGGFTGEFQQKPTRPPIKNEADNGLKNLRGTIAMARTSNPQSATAQFFINTVDNGFLDFRDQTQSGWGYAVFGKVVAGMETVDKIENLPTGGGGPIPRDVPQTMVTIEKATVVSAGDKPASP, encoded by the coding sequence ATGTCGAAACCGTTCACGATAACCCTGGGGAAACTCCTGATCATCATGACGACCTTAGCCGCAAACCCTTCGCACGGCGCCGACGACGCGCCCCGTGTCCTGCTGCAGACCAGCCAGGGCGACATTACCCTGGAACTCGACCGCACCAGGGCGCCGGCGACCGTGGACAACTTCCTCACCTACGTGCGCGACGGCTTTTTCGACGGCACGATCTTCCACCGCGTGATCAAGAAGTTCATGATCCAGGGCGGCGGCTTCACCGGTGAGTTCCAGCAGAAACCGACCCGCCCGCCGATCAAGAACGAGGCGGACAACGGCCTGAAGAACCTGCGCGGCACCATCGCGATGGCGCGCACCTCGAACCCGCAATCGGCCACGGCGCAGTTCTTCATCAATACGGTGGACAACGGCTTCCTCGACTTCCGCGACCAGACGCAGTCCGGCTGGGGTTACGCGGTATTCGGCAAGGTGGTCGCCGGGATGGAGACGGTGGACAAGATCGAGAACCTGCCCACCGGCGGCGGCGGTCCGATTCCGCGCGATGTGCCGCAGACCATGGTAACCATCGAGAAGGCGACCGTTGTATCCGCAGGAGACAAGCCCGCGTCGCCCTGA
- a CDS encoding UDP-2,3-diacylglucosamine diphosphatase, whose translation MTVAFISDLHLCADRPAMTALLRAFLQCRLNPGDTLYILGDLFEAWLGDDAVLPDQRPVLESLHATAGRGVTLFFMHGNRDFLAGAGFAAESGCSLLADPAVIELGGERALLMHGDTLCTDDLGYQSYRSRVRSPDFRAHVLSLPLDERIALAGHYRSESARLSRDKPPEIMDVNQGAVETAMRAHGVRRLIHGHTHRQAAHEFTLDGAPAQRIVLGDWYRNGCALEYTHGRYLMSNFGLDSLGAPPARAATDHQP comes from the coding sequence ATGACCGTCGCATTCATCTCCGACCTGCACCTGTGCGCCGATCGCCCGGCCATGACGGCGCTGCTGCGCGCCTTCCTGCAGTGTCGCCTCAATCCCGGCGACACGCTCTACATCCTGGGCGACCTGTTCGAGGCCTGGCTCGGCGACGACGCCGTGCTGCCCGACCAGCGCCCGGTCCTTGAGTCCTTGCACGCCACCGCCGGACGCGGTGTCACCCTCTTCTTCATGCACGGCAACCGCGACTTCCTCGCCGGCGCGGGCTTCGCCGCCGAGAGCGGCTGCAGTCTGCTCGCGGACCCCGCCGTCATCGAACTCGGCGGCGAGCGCGCCCTGCTGATGCACGGCGATACGCTGTGCACCGACGACCTCGGGTACCAGTCCTACCGCAGCCGTGTGCGCAGTCCCGATTTCCGCGCCCACGTCCTGTCGCTGCCGCTCGACGAACGCATCGCGCTGGCCGGGCACTACCGCAGCGAAAGCGCGCGCCTCTCGCGCGACAAGCCGCCCGAGATCATGGACGTCAATCAGGGGGCGGTGGAGACGGCCATGCGCGCGCACGGCGTGCGCCGCCTGATCCACGGCCACACCCACCGGCAGGCGGCCCATGAATTCACGCTCGACGGCGCACCGGCACAGCGCATCGTGCTCGGCGACTGGTACCGCAACGGCTGCGCGCTGGAATATACGCACGGCCGCTACCTCATGAGCAATTTCGGCCTGGACAGCCTCGGCGCGCCGCCCGCCCGGGCGGCAACAGATCACCAGCCCTGA